Proteins co-encoded in one Microbacterium hydrocarbonoxydans genomic window:
- a CDS encoding alpha/beta hydrolase, whose protein sequence is MAFVTTDDGAEIYYKDWGSPDAQPIMFHHGWPLSSDDWDAQMLYFLGKGYRVIASDRRGHGRSSQIGTGHDMDHYASDASAVVEHLDLRNAIHIGHSTGGGQVARYVAQYGQPQGRVAKAVLVSSVPPLMVQTDANPEGTPISVFDGFREALAANRAEFFQAVASGPFYGFNRDGVTLSQPVVDNWWRQGMTGSALAHYEGIKAFSETDQTDDLKAITVPVLVIQGDDDQVVPYKDAALKQAELLSDSTLKIYEGFPHGMLTTHADVINPDILAFIQQ, encoded by the coding sequence ATGGCGTTCGTGACCACGGATGATGGCGCAGAGATCTACTACAAGGACTGGGGCAGCCCCGACGCGCAGCCCATCATGTTCCACCACGGCTGGCCGCTCTCGTCGGACGACTGGGACGCCCAGATGCTCTACTTCCTCGGCAAGGGCTACCGCGTCATCGCGAGCGACCGACGCGGCCACGGACGGTCGTCGCAGATCGGCACCGGTCACGACATGGACCACTACGCCAGCGATGCCTCGGCCGTCGTCGAGCACCTCGATCTTCGCAACGCGATCCACATCGGGCACTCGACGGGTGGTGGCCAGGTCGCGCGTTACGTCGCCCAGTACGGGCAGCCGCAGGGCCGAGTCGCCAAGGCGGTGCTCGTGTCGTCGGTGCCTCCGCTGATGGTGCAGACCGACGCCAACCCCGAGGGCACGCCGATCTCGGTGTTCGACGGGTTCCGCGAGGCTCTGGCGGCGAACCGTGCCGAGTTCTTCCAGGCTGTCGCCTCCGGGCCCTTCTACGGGTTCAATCGCGACGGCGTCACACTGTCGCAGCCCGTCGTCGACAACTGGTGGCGTCAGGGCATGACGGGCAGCGCGCTCGCGCACTACGAGGGGATCAAGGCGTTCTCCGAGACCGACCAGACCGACGACCTCAAGGCCATCACGGTGCCGGTGCTCGTGATCCAGGGCGACGACGACCAGGTCGTGCCCTACAAGGATGCCGCGCTGAAGCAGGCTGAACTTCTGAGCGACTCGACCCTCAAGATCTACGAGGGATTCCCGCACGGCATGCTGACGACGCACGCCGACGTGATCAACCCCGACATCCTCGCCTTCATCCAGCAGTAG
- a CDS encoding alpha/beta hydrolase, producing the protein MSSSTVILVHGAFLDASGWWPIVLRLLDRGHRVLAPPVSGRSFHSDCDYIRTIVERVGGSVLLVGHGYGAAVVTVAGDAPNVTGLLFIAGYALERDESIADMRALFAPDESSEHLVAAPFPGDDGGRRTELTVAPDQFARLLAQGLPSDESGVLAVSQRPVADSVFTEPASVVGWRATPSWGVVATEDRLILPQLQRFGYRRARCRAVMELDAPHLVTQTHAAEIVRFVDSILEEIGIHG; encoded by the coding sequence ATGAGCAGCAGCACTGTCATCCTGGTGCACGGAGCCTTCCTGGACGCATCGGGGTGGTGGCCCATCGTGCTTCGTCTGCTGGACCGCGGGCATCGAGTGCTCGCCCCGCCGGTGAGCGGCCGCAGCTTTCACAGCGACTGCGACTACATCCGCACGATCGTGGAGCGCGTCGGCGGTTCGGTGCTCCTCGTCGGGCACGGATACGGCGCGGCCGTCGTGACGGTCGCGGGCGACGCGCCGAACGTCACCGGCTTGCTCTTCATCGCCGGATACGCGCTGGAACGCGACGAGAGCATCGCCGACATGCGCGCGCTCTTCGCCCCGGACGAGTCGTCGGAGCATCTCGTGGCCGCGCCGTTCCCGGGCGACGACGGAGGACGCCGGACCGAGCTCACGGTGGCGCCCGACCAGTTCGCGCGTCTTCTCGCGCAGGGCCTCCCCTCGGACGAGTCCGGTGTTCTCGCGGTCTCGCAGCGTCCGGTGGCCGACTCGGTGTTCACCGAGCCCGCATCCGTCGTCGGCTGGAGGGCGACGCCGAGCTGGGGCGTGGTCGCGACCGAGGACCGGCTGATCCTCCCGCAGCTGCAGCGATTCGGCTATCGGCGAGCGCGGTGTCGAGCGGTGATGGAACTCGACGCACCGCACCTGGTCACTCAGACGCACGCCGCGGAGATCGTGCGGTTCGTCGACAGCATCCTCGAGGAGATCGGGATCCATGGCTGA
- a CDS encoding Dyp-type peroxidase: MSASSSRRVPIESQKVDAPLTSSATFLVLQIADGADAAATVRDVISGIDDIVKNVGFRDLGAMLSCTVGIGSAAWPRLTARRAPAELHAFAPVVGPVHTAPATPGDLLFHVRANRQDLVFEFERQLLDALGQAITVVDETSGFRYFDVRDLLGFVDGTANPVGRAVAESTLVGAEDGDHVGGSYVVVQRYLHDLGQWQSLTTEQQEAVIGRRKADNLELDDADVGQKSHKTLATIVVDGVEHDILRDNMPFGSAGSSSFGTYFIGYSRYLWVIEKMLENMFIGDPPGAYDRLLDFSSATTGSTFFAPSADFLHGLADEAMPA, encoded by the coding sequence GTGAGCGCCTCTTCTTCTCGCCGGGTCCCGATCGAATCCCAGAAGGTCGATGCGCCGCTGACCTCCAGCGCGACCTTCCTCGTGCTGCAGATCGCCGACGGGGCGGATGCCGCAGCGACCGTGCGCGATGTGATCAGCGGCATCGACGACATCGTGAAGAACGTGGGATTCCGCGATCTCGGTGCGATGCTGTCGTGCACGGTGGGAATCGGCTCGGCGGCATGGCCGCGACTCACCGCGCGCCGGGCTCCCGCAGAGCTGCACGCGTTCGCCCCGGTGGTGGGCCCCGTGCACACCGCGCCCGCGACTCCCGGCGATCTGCTCTTCCACGTTCGCGCGAACCGCCAGGACCTGGTGTTCGAGTTCGAACGACAGCTGCTCGATGCGCTCGGGCAGGCGATCACCGTCGTCGACGAGACCTCCGGCTTCCGCTACTTCGACGTGCGCGACCTGCTCGGTTTCGTCGACGGCACCGCGAACCCGGTGGGCAGAGCCGTCGCCGAGTCGACCCTGGTGGGCGCGGAGGACGGGGATCATGTCGGAGGGAGCTACGTCGTCGTGCAGAGATACCTGCACGACCTCGGCCAGTGGCAGTCGCTGACCACAGAGCAGCAGGAGGCCGTCATCGGTCGCAGGAAAGCCGACAACCTCGAGCTGGATGATGCCGACGTCGGGCAGAAATCGCACAAGACCCTCGCCACGATCGTGGTCGACGGGGTCGAGCACGACATACTGCGTGACAACATGCCTTTCGGCAGCGCGGGTTCTTCGTCTTTCGGCACCTACTTCATCGGATACTCCCGGTATCTCTGGGTCATCGAGAAGATGCTCGAGAACATGTTCATCGGCGACCCGCCCGGCGCGTACGACCGGCTCCTGGACTTCTCGTCAGCGACGACCGGGTCCACCTTCTTCGCACCGTCCGCCGACTTTCTCCACGGGCTCGCAGACGAGGCCATGCCCGCGTAG
- a CDS encoding MFS transporter, whose translation MSNSRISHGAGFWVVAVAFLLVMAYATVPTPLYPLYQEVDGFPVSVITLIFAAFAVGVVVSLFLLGHVSDWVGRRRMLLIAILIAALSAVMFLAWREVPGLLAARLVNGASVGILTATATAHLGELRAHARPGENAIVAASVAGAANLGGLALGPLIGGVFAEFLPAPLVLPHAVFLVVLTAAAIAVAGVPETVTPPSEPRRYRPQRIAAPPRSGAAFVAAGFGAFAGFALFGLFTSLAPTILISTFGEHDHLLAGATACSVFAAAAAGQVALARVPLRIQLTVAAVCCAVGLISVATGTLLPSLAVFLGGGVVAGVGVGLLFKSSVATASGLAESGRRGETLALIFLIAYCGLALPVLAIGVILTFASQTAVLLVFISIVLVATVSAAVVMRRALVGSSSSVQSGAAPQGPDETAS comes from the coding sequence ATGTCGAACTCCCGCATCTCGCACGGCGCGGGATTCTGGGTGGTCGCCGTGGCCTTCCTGCTCGTGATGGCGTATGCGACTGTGCCCACCCCGCTGTATCCGCTCTATCAGGAGGTCGACGGGTTCCCGGTCTCGGTCATCACCCTGATCTTCGCGGCCTTCGCCGTCGGCGTGGTCGTCAGTCTCTTCCTGCTCGGGCACGTCAGCGACTGGGTGGGGCGGCGACGGATGCTGCTGATCGCGATCCTCATCGCGGCTCTCAGCGCCGTCATGTTCCTCGCCTGGCGTGAGGTGCCGGGGCTGCTCGCCGCACGGCTGGTGAACGGCGCGAGCGTCGGCATCCTCACCGCCACCGCCACCGCGCACCTCGGCGAGCTCCGGGCCCACGCGCGCCCCGGCGAGAACGCGATCGTCGCAGCGTCCGTGGCCGGCGCCGCGAATCTCGGCGGACTGGCACTCGGGCCGCTGATCGGCGGCGTGTTCGCCGAGTTCCTGCCCGCGCCGCTCGTGTTGCCGCACGCGGTCTTCCTCGTGGTGCTGACAGCCGCCGCGATCGCCGTCGCGGGCGTTCCCGAGACGGTGACGCCGCCCAGCGAGCCGAGGCGATACAGGCCGCAGCGCATCGCCGCCCCTCCGCGATCCGGAGCGGCGTTCGTCGCCGCCGGCTTCGGAGCGTTCGCGGGGTTCGCCCTGTTCGGCCTGTTCACCTCTCTCGCTCCCACGATCCTCATCAGCACGTTCGGCGAGCACGACCACCTTCTCGCCGGGGCCACCGCATGCTCGGTGTTCGCCGCCGCGGCAGCGGGTCAGGTCGCGCTCGCCCGGGTGCCGCTGCGCATCCAGCTGACCGTCGCGGCCGTCTGCTGCGCCGTGGGCCTCATCTCCGTCGCCACGGGAACTCTGCTGCCCTCGCTCGCGGTGTTCCTCGGCGGGGGAGTCGTGGCGGGCGTCGGAGTGGGGCTGCTGTTCAAGTCGTCTGTCGCGACCGCATCCGGTCTCGCCGAGTCGGGTCGTCGGGGTGAGACGCTGGCGCTGATCTTCCTCATCGCGTACTGCGGCCTCGCGCTGCCCGTGCTCGCCATCGGGGTGATCCTCACGTTCGCATCTCAGACCGCTGTGCTTCTCGTCTTCATCTCGATCGTGCTGGTCGCGACGGTCTCGGCCGCCGTGGTCATGCGTCGAGCGCTCGTCGGCTCGTCATCCAGCGTGCAGAGCGGGGCCGCGCCTCAAGGACCCGACGAAACCGCCTCGTAA
- a CDS encoding helix-turn-helix domain-containing protein, with product MTQPSPFGSMLRSLRVGQNLTLEALAQRSGVSVRTIGDLERGASASPQRRTVDALADGLGLDAADRHAFLRAARARPRAADTTDLAGAIAPHRVYDFSGREAEIDEALGVVHGPQPADRQRPALIISGAPGIGKTTGAIEILSRTGEAEHRPLVFVGLDGFSSSPLTPLQVITAMLRQLPGAEQKPPADLATAQTQWRAAVDEAPVQVLLDNVANEAQIRPILSICAGDVVVVTSRRSLAGLEGVRRMRLGPLQREESIAFLGRLIPHDDGADLDALNEIAALCDDVPLALRVVGNRVASRPSWTIADLLTRLRTSEDRLRMLVAGDLAVEAAISLSYEELDPRTAALFRWVSLIDGRTFGAHLAAAAVRSSDVVEVERRLDDLTDLGMLEARGGDRYRLHDLMRLFGLSKLRDAVGPDEITRRQAHIRSWLLGSLERAGAWYEPGRDAGEIARNGRRFIDADAAAVWIREEVEHWWPAYTQAAELGEDAVVCDVADALHWYSDIWITWGSWHRFFSLAAGAAKKLGDPRAEAAQLGYVAWAEIVEVGDRARAVITAHDALGAALRAGDAAQQGWANYYIGWASWSLDRLVEADAAASAARVAFEAAQETTGAENAQVLSSMIKTKRGKYLESIPETEATLARVQSAGTTDSLTSIVTQYAACLDLIDGYTAVGRHRDAVRIGALGIAIARSLNDDTRVLLMMRRHIRALIQAGDGEAAIAEADEALALLGPGSSEAFIFDRVRREVSLLGTHGSPGSEERTA from the coding sequence GTGACACAACCCTCTCCCTTCGGGTCGATGCTGCGGTCGCTGCGCGTGGGCCAGAACCTGACTCTCGAGGCACTCGCGCAGCGCTCGGGGGTGAGCGTGCGCACGATCGGCGACCTCGAGCGCGGAGCCAGCGCCTCGCCGCAACGCCGCACGGTCGATGCGCTGGCCGACGGGCTCGGACTCGACGCGGCCGACCGGCATGCGTTCCTCCGTGCTGCTCGTGCTCGGCCCCGTGCCGCCGACACGACCGACCTCGCCGGGGCGATCGCCCCTCATCGCGTGTACGACTTCTCGGGCCGCGAGGCCGAGATCGACGAGGCTCTCGGCGTCGTGCACGGGCCTCAGCCCGCAGACAGGCAGCGCCCGGCGCTGATCATCAGCGGTGCCCCCGGGATCGGCAAGACGACCGGCGCCATCGAGATCCTGTCGCGCACAGGAGAGGCAGAGCACCGTCCCCTGGTCTTCGTCGGGCTGGACGGCTTCAGCTCGTCGCCGCTGACGCCGCTGCAGGTCATCACGGCCATGCTTCGCCAGCTCCCCGGGGCGGAGCAGAAGCCACCGGCCGATCTGGCGACGGCGCAGACGCAGTGGCGGGCAGCCGTCGATGAGGCTCCCGTGCAGGTGCTGCTGGACAACGTGGCCAACGAGGCGCAGATCCGTCCGATCCTGTCGATCTGCGCCGGGGATGTGGTGGTCGTGACGTCTCGCCGCAGTCTCGCCGGCCTCGAAGGTGTGCGGCGCATGAGGCTGGGTCCTCTGCAGCGAGAGGAGAGCATCGCCTTTCTCGGTCGGCTGATCCCGCACGACGACGGGGCTGACCTGGATGCGCTGAATGAGATCGCCGCTCTGTGCGACGACGTGCCGCTGGCGCTCCGCGTGGTCGGCAACCGCGTCGCGAGCCGCCCGTCGTGGACGATCGCCGACCTGCTGACTCGTCTGCGCACCTCGGAGGACAGGCTGCGCATGCTCGTCGCCGGCGACCTGGCCGTGGAAGCCGCGATCTCGCTCTCATACGAGGAGCTCGATCCGCGTACGGCTGCGCTGTTCCGGTGGGTCTCGCTCATCGACGGTCGCACTTTCGGCGCCCATCTCGCCGCTGCCGCGGTGCGCTCCTCGGATGTCGTCGAGGTGGAGCGGCGGTTGGACGATCTCACCGACCTGGGGATGCTCGAAGCGCGTGGCGGCGACAGATACCGTCTTCACGACCTGATGCGTCTGTTCGGGCTGAGCAAGCTGCGAGACGCCGTCGGCCCGGATGAGATCACGCGGCGGCAGGCCCACATCCGCTCGTGGCTGCTGGGCAGCCTCGAGCGCGCGGGTGCCTGGTACGAACCGGGTCGGGATGCGGGCGAGATCGCGCGGAACGGCCGCCGCTTCATCGACGCCGACGCAGCAGCGGTCTGGATCCGCGAGGAGGTCGAGCACTGGTGGCCGGCGTACACGCAGGCGGCGGAGCTCGGCGAGGATGCGGTGGTCTGCGACGTTGCAGATGCGCTGCACTGGTATTCGGACATCTGGATCACGTGGGGGAGCTGGCACCGGTTCTTCTCGCTCGCGGCGGGCGCCGCGAAGAAGCTCGGCGATCCGAGAGCCGAGGCCGCGCAGCTGGGATACGTCGCGTGGGCGGAGATAGTAGAGGTCGGCGACCGGGCGCGTGCGGTGATCACCGCGCACGACGCGCTGGGGGCGGCTCTGCGCGCGGGTGATGCGGCCCAGCAGGGCTGGGCGAACTACTACATCGGGTGGGCGAGCTGGTCGCTCGATCGCCTGGTCGAGGCGGACGCTGCGGCCTCGGCGGCGAGGGTCGCGTTCGAGGCGGCGCAGGAGACGACAGGAGCGGAGAATGCGCAGGTGCTGTCGTCGATGATCAAGACCAAGCGCGGCAAGTACCTCGAGTCGATCCCGGAGACAGAGGCGACGCTCGCACGGGTGCAGTCCGCCGGGACCACTGACAGCCTGACGAGCATCGTGACCCAGTACGCGGCGTGCCTCGACCTGATCGACGGCTACACCGCCGTCGGACGACATCGTGATGCGGTGCGCATCGGCGCGCTGGGCATCGCGATCGCGCGATCGCTGAACGACGACACCCGTGTGCTGCTGATGATGCGCAGGCATATCCGCGCACTCATCCAGGCCGGTGACGGCGAAGCGGCGATCGCCGAGGCCGACGAAGCACTGGCGCTGCTGGGGCCGGGCAGCAGTGAGGCGTTCATCTTCGACCGAGTGCGACGCGAGGTGTCGCTCCTCGGCACCCACGGATCACCCGGCTCTGAGGAGAGAACGGCGTGA
- a CDS encoding FAD-dependent oxidoreductase: MTDLSDQKPPLRLIADGDGPQAFALRDYLTRSEVPFLPIVVPVGTTTAAGIELAGRRLPLVVLAEGTVLEDPTPEQVASALGWVKPPSQSTYDLIIHGAGPAGLSAAVYAASEGLSVAVIERDAIGGQAGFSSLIENYLGFPGGISGAELADRARRQALSFGADLIVMRQGIARTFRDHDVRAVLADGSEIHARAALSATGVQWRRLGIDREHDFEGAGVYYGAGTSEASACIGQHVYVVGGANSAGQAAMNLAVHAAHVTVVVRGPSLSSTMSAYLLDRLAAQPNVTILVHTRVVALDGDEHLREITLDKAGTASRVPATHLFVCIGGAPNTEWAATTDVRLDSRGFILTGVDLAPDDLRRWPLERPPYYLETSVPGIFAAGDVRANSVKRVASAVGEGAMAVTLIHRYLAEGDQH, translated from the coding sequence ATGACCGACCTCTCGGATCAGAAGCCTCCGCTTCGACTGATCGCCGATGGCGACGGGCCACAGGCATTCGCCCTGCGTGACTATCTGACGCGCAGCGAAGTGCCGTTCCTGCCGATCGTCGTGCCCGTCGGGACGACCACCGCAGCAGGGATCGAGCTGGCCGGAAGGCGGCTTCCGCTCGTCGTCCTCGCCGAGGGCACTGTTCTCGAGGACCCGACACCGGAGCAGGTGGCGTCGGCTCTGGGCTGGGTGAAGCCGCCGTCGCAGTCGACGTACGACCTCATCATTCACGGGGCGGGACCCGCCGGGCTCTCGGCAGCCGTCTACGCCGCCTCGGAAGGCCTCAGCGTCGCCGTCATCGAACGCGATGCCATCGGCGGACAAGCCGGTTTCAGCAGCCTCATCGAGAACTATCTCGGCTTTCCCGGTGGCATCTCGGGAGCGGAACTCGCCGACCGCGCGCGCCGCCAGGCGCTGTCCTTCGGCGCCGACCTCATCGTCATGAGACAGGGCATCGCACGCACCTTCAGAGATCACGATGTGCGCGCCGTGCTCGCGGACGGCTCTGAGATCCACGCGCGCGCAGCTCTCTCCGCCACCGGTGTGCAGTGGCGACGACTCGGCATCGACAGGGAGCACGACTTCGAAGGGGCGGGCGTCTACTACGGCGCCGGCACCAGCGAAGCATCCGCCTGCATCGGCCAGCACGTCTACGTCGTCGGTGGCGCGAACTCGGCGGGTCAGGCCGCGATGAACCTGGCCGTGCACGCGGCCCACGTCACGGTCGTCGTGCGGGGCCCTTCGCTCTCGTCGACGATGTCTGCGTACCTGCTCGATCGGCTGGCCGCGCAGCCGAACGTCACGATCCTCGTGCACACCCGCGTCGTCGCGCTCGACGGCGACGAGCACCTGCGGGAGATCACTCTCGACAAGGCGGGCACGGCGTCGCGCGTGCCCGCGACCCATCTGTTCGTCTGCATCGGCGGAGCCCCCAACACCGAGTGGGCGGCGACGACAGACGTGCGGCTCGACAGCCGCGGGTTCATCCTCACCGGCGTCGACCTCGCCCCCGACGACCTGCGGCGATGGCCCCTGGAACGCCCGCCCTACTATCTCGAGACATCGGTCCCGGGGATCTTCGCCGCCGGCGACGTCCGCGCGAACTCCGTCAAGCGCGTCGCGTCGGCCGTCGGCGAAGGAGCCATGGCGGTCACCCTCATCCACCGTTACCTGGCGGAGGGCGATCAGCACTGA
- a CDS encoding helix-turn-helix domain-containing protein codes for MTISDTTTPAASTALPEIALQLAASLHRRVTVREGASSAPVGRVSGASEQASLLAVPVHDDGVRVAVIEIDLGDGPQLAANEFDAVDAAVALARRALRGVRGSSGVDRESVFVDLLHAEESARRDAYARAVRQRWLQPGAGTVVRAVLIDAAVSDVDRIAFGRHLAHLRPAPAHFMALEHGVVLLVGPPSDSGLTDLLLDEAARRGIRILGMGTASPVQGATELRSAADEAMIAASLAAALPQFHPAVDSSALGGWRLLASATADPAALRTISPAAHALYSQRDDSQRVTVETYLDVGANVVAACRILFVHRTTLYYRLERLPEVVREALDDGVARSTLHLALKLIRLWEATGRL; via the coding sequence ATGACGATCAGCGACACGACGACCCCCGCCGCATCGACGGCGCTCCCCGAGATCGCGCTCCAGCTCGCGGCATCCCTGCACCGCCGGGTGACCGTGCGCGAGGGCGCGTCGTCGGCACCCGTCGGGCGTGTGTCCGGCGCCTCTGAGCAGGCCTCGCTCCTCGCCGTTCCGGTGCACGACGACGGCGTTCGGGTCGCGGTCATCGAGATCGACCTGGGCGATGGCCCGCAGCTCGCGGCGAACGAGTTCGACGCCGTCGATGCGGCGGTCGCTCTCGCCCGCAGAGCACTGCGCGGGGTGCGCGGTTCATCGGGAGTCGATCGGGAGTCGGTCTTCGTCGACCTGCTGCATGCCGAGGAATCGGCGCGTCGCGACGCTTACGCACGCGCCGTTCGGCAGCGGTGGCTCCAGCCAGGCGCCGGCACGGTCGTTCGCGCCGTCCTCATCGATGCGGCGGTGAGCGACGTCGACCGCATCGCGTTCGGAAGGCACCTGGCGCACCTCCGCCCTGCGCCTGCGCACTTCATGGCGTTGGAGCACGGTGTGGTCCTGCTCGTCGGACCGCCCTCAGACAGCGGTCTCACGGATCTCCTCCTCGACGAGGCGGCGAGACGTGGTATCCGCATTCTGGGGATGGGCACGGCCTCCCCGGTGCAGGGCGCGACTGAGTTGCGCAGCGCTGCAGACGAGGCCATGATCGCCGCGTCGCTCGCGGCCGCTCTCCCCCAGTTCCATCCGGCCGTCGACTCGAGCGCTCTGGGCGGTTGGAGGCTCCTCGCTTCGGCGACAGCCGATCCTGCCGCACTCCGGACCATCTCTCCCGCCGCGCACGCGCTGTACTCGCAGCGAGACGACAGCCAGCGCGTGACCGTCGAGACGTACCTCGACGTCGGTGCGAACGTGGTCGCGGCGTGTCGAATCCTGTTCGTCCACCGCACGACCCTCTACTACCGGCTCGAGCGACTGCCTGAGGTCGTCAGAGAGGCACTCGACGACGGCGTCGCGCGCAGCACGCTCCATCTGGCCCTCAAGCTCATCCGGCTCTGGGAGGCCACCGGGCGCCTGTGA
- a CDS encoding UBP-type zinc finger domain-containing protein — protein MSDVSDFIRADVPPSGPGCVDCEKIGSWWLHLRRCAFCGHVGCCDDSLHKHATAHAHASGHRVIQSFEPGEDWFWDFGTETAFDGPALAPPRSHPRSQTTPGPAERVPADWQEQLSGDA, from the coding sequence ATGAGCGACGTCAGCGACTTCATCCGGGCGGATGTTCCTCCCTCCGGTCCCGGATGCGTGGACTGCGAGAAGATCGGATCGTGGTGGCTGCATCTGCGCCGGTGCGCCTTCTGCGGTCATGTCGGCTGCTGTGACGACTCGCTGCACAAGCATGCGACGGCGCACGCGCACGCGAGCGGGCACCGAGTCATCCAGAGCTTCGAGCCCGGCGAGGACTGGTTCTGGGACTTCGGCACCGAGACCGCCTTCGACGGTCCCGCGCTCGCTCCCCCGCGAAGCCATCCGCGCTCTCAGACCACGCCCGGTCCCGCCGAGCGCGTGCCCGCGGACTGGCAGGAGCAGCTCTCCGGCGACGCATGA
- a CDS encoding GAF and ANTAR domain-containing protein, protein MALEPRGDSQPTNDLTAVFRRLADALDPDYDVIDTMDLLVDAATRFTPAVDAGIVLADAEGRLHVLGSTSERASDVEEAELGVDQGPCLDSFRSGRVVETADLMASIDRWPEFVPLATRRGLRAGYAVPLSLRSRHLGALNLFFDQVGVLTDQDAAVAQALSEFATVGLVQHRALREQADRTAQLQHALDSRIVIEQAKGALSFQRSVSIDDAFVMLRRHARSVGARLHDVAQQIVDRRLTL, encoded by the coding sequence ATGGCGCTCGAGCCGAGAGGCGACTCGCAGCCCACGAACGATCTGACCGCCGTGTTCCGGCGCCTGGCCGATGCTCTCGACCCCGACTACGACGTGATCGACACGATGGATCTGCTCGTCGACGCCGCGACGCGTTTCACTCCCGCGGTCGACGCGGGGATCGTCCTGGCGGACGCAGAGGGACGACTTCACGTGCTGGGATCGACGAGTGAGCGCGCGAGCGATGTGGAAGAGGCCGAGCTCGGCGTCGACCAGGGGCCCTGCCTCGACAGCTTCCGGTCCGGGCGCGTCGTCGAGACGGCTGACCTGATGGCGAGCATCGACCGCTGGCCGGAATTCGTGCCCCTCGCGACGCGGCGCGGACTTCGCGCAGGATACGCGGTGCCGCTCTCTCTGCGAAGTCGGCACCTCGGTGCGCTGAACCTCTTCTTCGATCAGGTCGGTGTGCTCACCGACCAGGATGCGGCTGTCGCTCAGGCCCTCAGCGAGTTCGCGACCGTCGGTCTGGTGCAGCACCGCGCACTGCGCGAGCAGGCCGACCGCACGGCGCAGCTTCAGCACGCTCTCGACAGCAGGATCGTGATCGAGCAGGCGAAGGGTGCGCTCTCGTTCCAGCGCAGCGTCTCGATCGACGACGCGTTCGTCATGCTCCGGCGGCACGCGCGCTCGGTCGGCGCGCGCCTGCACGACGTCGCGCAGCAGATCGTCGACAGGCGTCTGACGCTCTGA